CGCTGGGTTCTCGTGATGCTGGGGAGCGCTGCCGCCTTCGGCTCCCTAAGCCCGCTAATCCAGGCGAGAAGGCTCAGCTACTTCGCCGCATCGCTGCCGCACTCCGCTCTCCTCTCGGTCACGCTCGGGTACATAGCCTCCGTAGCGGTCGGGGGGCACCCGGCTCTCTGGGCCGTAGCCTTCAGCCTGCCGCTCTCAGCCATGCTCATGTACTTCGTCCACAGGGGTGTCAGCGAGGATAGCGCGACCTCGGCTTTCGTGGCCTTCACCGTCTCCGGGAGCGTGGCTGCGGTCTACTACGTTCTCACGAACTACCCGGCGAGAGTGAGCCTGTGGTCCTACATCCTCGGCGACCCGCTGCTGTCCACGTGGGAGGATGCGGCCATAGCGGCCGCCATGGGGGTTCTCACGGTGGCTCTGACGAGCAGGCTCATCCTCGTAGAGGTCAGCATAGGGATGGATAGCGAGTTCGCGGCATCCTCGGGGATCAAAGTGAACCTGCACAACTACCTTCTCGCTTCCCTGCTGACGGTGACCGCGGTCGGCCTGCTGAAGATCGTGGGCTTCGTCCTAGAGCACGTCGTGCTCCTCATGCCCGGTGCAGCCGCGGCAATCATCGCGAGAAGCGCGAGAGAGTTCTATCTGCTGAGCGTAGTGTTCTCGCTCTCGGCGAGCGCTCTCGGGCTAGCCCTCTCCATCCTGCTGAACATCGCGCCAGCAGCGATGACGGGCTTCGTGCTGCTCGCCTTCTACCTCGCAGCACTCGCGCTGGGTGGTGGGAGGTGACCAGGAAGAAGAGGTTCGGCGTATCGCTTGACAAGGAAACGTTCGAGCTGCTCGACGGGGTCGCGAAGGGGCTGGGGGTAGACCGCTCGAGGCTGATCGCGCTAGCCACTAGAGAGTACCTGGCAGGGCAGCTGCACTTCACCAGGCCTCACGAGTGCGAGGGAGTGCTGATCCTCAGCTACTCTTCAAGCGATAAGAGCGAGGTTGACGAGCTTCTCGAGAGCAGCGGGCCGCTCATCGTGAGCCGCTCCCACCTGCACACCAAGGCCGGGTGCTGCGTCGAAATGCTCTACGTCCGGGGCCCCTCGGACTCCATCTGGAACCTCCACGCGAGCGCTAACAAAGTCTGCAAGGAGTGCCGCTACGTGCCGGTCTGCCTCTAACCCGCGGAGCCCAAGCTCCGCGGGCTAGCGGAACCCAAGCCTCTTCCACCCCGAAGTGTCCCTCACCCCTTCTCGCAGCGCACAGGGCGCGGTAAAGCTAATTAGCGGCTCCGCGCCCGAGAGGGGGGTGAGGAGTTGAAGAAGAGGATAGTTTTCCCAGCTGAGGAGAGCAGGGGCCTCGACTCGAGGCTCTCAGAGCACTTCGGGAGAGCCCCCTTCTTTATCGCTGTCGAGCTAGACGAGGACGGCAGCATCTCCGAGGTGGTAGAGAGGGCTAACAGAAGCGAGCACTTCGGGGGGTCGGGGCGCCCAGTAGATTTCGTGCTACAGCTCAAACCCGACGTCGTGGTTACCCACGAGATAGGGCCCGGGGCGCTCAGCACCCTTAGGAGCGCGGGGGTTCTAGTCCTGAGGGCAGCTGGGAGCACAGTCAGGGAAGCTATCGAAGCGTACAAGCAGGGCTCCCTCAGGGAAGTGACAGAAGACTACAGCCACCACCATCACCACCACTTTCATCACCACCATCACCACTGAGCTTGCGGAGCGCCCGCGGTCGCCTCAGGAGCGGTCGAGGGTGAACGGGTCGATACGCTCGCCGTAGCGCTGGCGCGCTTCCTCCAGCCTCCTCTTCTGCTCCTCGAGGATCCGGAAGAGTAGGGGAGGCGTGTCGGGTATGCCGCGGTATATCGAGTAGACGCGCTCTATTTTAGCGAGGTGCTGCGGCACCCTCACGGCGAAGAGCTCCCTGTAGAGCTCCTCGCTGAAGCTCTTGCCGAGAACCTCGTCGAAGAGCTTTCGGAGGTCCTCGTACACCGGGATGAGCCCGGCAGGCGTTCTAACGGCACCCAAGTCGCCGTGGCAGCGCAGCTCTATCCACTTCAGCCAAACCTTCTTGTCCAGCTTCTCGGTGAGGTAGCGGCCATCCCTACCCCTCAGGAAGTAGTTCACCGCGAAGATACGCGGCGCGGCTCTAAGCTTCTCAGCAAACCTGAAGTGCAGCTCCGTGAAAGCCCCGGGGGAGATCGAGAGGAAGTCGAGGATCGCGTAAGGGTTGAACTCCATCTCCCCCGCCCTCCCGAGGACAGCCGCGGTACGCTCCGACTCCAGGGATGCGCCCATCGTTACGATACCGTGGAACCAGTCGAAAGCCTCCTGCACTGGAGGCCACGTGTCGGGATCCCTGCCGCCGAAAAGGAAGCCTGAGACGGGGACACCGGCCGGGTCGTCGATCGCCGGGTCTACGCTGCCCAGGTGCCGGATGCTGACCGTGAACCGGCCGTTAGGGTGCGAGGGCAGCACCTCCCTCCCGCTCTCGTCGAGCTTTCCCGGCCACCAGGGGCCAGCGTAGTTCACCCCCCTCCGGGGGCTGCTGGGCTTGCCGCGCCACCAGACCTCGCCGTCCTCCGTCAAGAGGACGTTAGCGAAGATAACCTCGACGCTGGGGTCCGTCAGGATCCGGTATATGTCGGGGTCGTCCCTCGGGTTCACGTCATCGATTATCCCGAACATCCCCACTTCCGGGTTGATAGCTCTCGCCACCCCGTCAACGCTGTGGATGATCGCCAGGTCGTCTCCCACAACAGTGTCCGCGACCATCGCCGTGGAAGTCTTGCCGCAGCCCGCGGGGAAAGCGCCCGTGAGGTACGTCACCCTGCCCCCCGGGCCGCGCACCCCCACGATGAACATGTGCTCCGCGAGCCACCCCTCCCTGAAGCCCTTGTAGACCGCCAGCCTCAAGGCCAGCTTCTTCAAACCCACGGTGTTGCCCGCGTACTGGGTGTTCACGCTGTAGGTAGCGTTCCCCTCCAAGTCGATGTAGATTCTCCTCTTCTCGGTGCTCCGGCTCCACCCGTTCTCGTCCCTCTCGCCCGCGGAGTGCACGAAAAGCATGTACTCGATGTCAGCGCGCTCGGTGAACTCCTCGTAGCAGCTGCGGTACAGGATGTCCTCGCTGTGGATCACGTAAGCCGAGTCGGTGATCTGCACCCCGTACAGCGAGAAAGGAGAGCCGCGGGGCCCGTAGAGGTAGAACGAGACGAACATCTCCTTCCCGCGCATAACCCCCCGCATAAGCTCCGCGAGCTCCCGGAGGCCCGCAGCCCGGTCCATGGTGTTGATCAGAGGCACGCCGCGCCCTCCCGGCACCAGTATCCTCGTGTTCACCTTATCCCTAGCCAGGTCCCTGGGCCCGTCGAAGTGCACCGTGTGCAGAGGGATCCTGGACGGCAGCTCCTCACCCCTCTCCAGCGCCCTCCTCCTCACGTACTCCCTGTCCGCAGGCGACCCCGTGTGGACGAAAAGCGAGCTGGGCTCAGCCACCGAAGCCACGATCGCCACGTCCCTCAGAAGCCTCTCGCTCCGAACGCGGAAGAGCCTCTCAACCTGCTCCCGCGGCTCCAGCCTCTCGAGAACACCCCGGTAGTCGTGGAGCTCGACCAGCCTCAAATCCCCCACTCACCGCTTCAGCTTTCCGCGCATGCTAAAAAATCTTCAGCCGACTTTTTACTCGAGTAGCCTCGCAGCCCGCTTAAAAGTAAAGAGCTTTAACCAGGCCGGGCCTCCGAGGGCGCGCGGCGCAGAGCCTTAAAATACCTCCCCCGGCTTTAAGGGCGCTCGTGTACCGCTTCCGAGCGCTAGCCTACCACGCGCCGCTCCCCCGAGGCGACCTCGACAGCTACATCTCGCAGCTGAGGGTCGGCGAGGCCGGGGAGCTGGCGCGCGAGCTCTCCAAGAGGAGGGAAGTCTGGACGGTCCGCGCCGTCTCACCCCCCGCTCGCGAGGCTGCTGAAGCTCTCGGGGTAAGCCTCGAGAAGTACGTGGAAGCCTTCTACGAGGAGGCTAGGAGAACCGCGGGCTACGTAGCCTTCCCCCTCTCGAGCCTAGAGCCCAGCCTTCTCGCCGAGCTCGCGGCAAGCTACGAGCGAGCGTACTTCTCAGCGCCCTACAGCACCGCTCTCGAGAACGCGATCGTGGAAGCGCTGCGCAAGCTACCCGAAGAGGCAGGCTGGGCCGCTGGCTCCAGGTTCGCCGTAGCTTTCGGCGGAGCGCCCGTGACAGCCTACTTCCCGGCCACCACGAGCGAAGGGGAGGGCTTCACCCTCAGCCTCCTCTACCCTAACCACGTCGCCGAGGAGCTCGAGAGAGGCAAGAGCCTGCCCGAAGCGCTGCGCAGCGTAGCGCTCGAAGCCTACAGGCTAGCCCACGAGGCGCGCGAGGCAGCAGGCTCGAGCCTGAAGCTGCTGGGCATCGACCTCTCCCTCTCGCCCTGGGAGAGGGAGAGCGTCGCAGCCCTCCTCGAGAAGCTCCTCGGGCTCCCCCTCTTCAGCCCCGGCACCCAGGGCGTGCTGCACCTAGTCAACACAGCGCTCAGCAGCACCGCCTCCACGCTCGAAGCAGTAGGCTTCAACGAGGTAATGCTCCCTCTAGCAGAGGACGCGAGGCTCAAAGAGCTCGCCGCAGTCGGCCAGCTGAGGCTTCGAGACCTCGTCGCCGCCACATTCACCTGCGTTGCAGGCCTCGACATGGTCCCCATCCCCTCCACAGCCGAGGACTCCATCCTCAAAGGGTTGATGAGGGACCTCGCCGCAGCCCACGCCGTGAAGAACCGGAAGCTCGGAATGCGGCTCATCCTAGTAGACGCCGAGCCCGGCGAAGAAGTCGACCTAGGAATGTTCGGCAAAACCCCCGTCCTCGACCCCCTCCAGTGAGCACCGAGAGCAGGCAGAGCTGAGAAGCCGCGCAGCCCCAGGCCGAGACAGCAGCGTGAACCCACCCCAAGGCGCTCACTCCGAGATGCTGCCGGGGCAGAGCTCCCGCCCCAGAAGCTCAGCGAGCAGCTGCCGTAGCGCGGCGCCCCGCTACCGGTCGGTTTATGGTGGATTAAGGTTATATACTTTTGTAACCTAAGTCTGTGGAAATGGCTTCCAGGATCCCGCTCATCCGCATTTTGAGAGGAAAGATGCTGCGGATAGCTGAACTCCAGGACGCTGTGATCGTGGAGCTTTCCAAGCACGTGGATTTCGTCCTGAGGGGTGGTACAGCTGTCTGGAGGGTGTACGGTGGTAAGAGGTTCTCTTACGACATAGACCTCTACTGCCCGCAGCCCGAGAGCATACCGGAGGTGCTCTCCAGGAGCTTCAACCTCCCCCACTCCAGCACGGTGCCCGGATACTTATACCTCCGCGTCAGCGATAGAGAAACTGTGGAAGTAGAAGCTGCACGCCCCTCAAGAGAGGTGGATGCAGTGGAGGCGGAGTACTGGCTCGTGGATGGGACGAAGCTGGTTGTCAGAGCCCTCTCCCCCTGCGCCCTGCTCGAGGAGAAGGCCTCAGCCTACCTCGACAGGCGTAAAGCTAGGGATCTCTACGACGTCTACTACATGCTGGACTTCTGCGAAGACACGGAGAGAAGGAGGAGCGCCGCCCGACCCCTCCTCGCCGCGCTCGCCGAGCCGCCCGGGGATTACAGCCTCCTGGACGAGCTGATCCTCGCCGGTAGGGCTCCCAGCTTCAAGACGGTTGTAGAGAAGGTGAGGAGAGCTGCCTCGCAGGAAGTACACTAGGCAGCTGGAGCTGCTGCGCAGCTCGACACTCTTCACGTACAGGGCGGTGGAGTCGATCGTAGGGAGGAGCTACGCGAAAACCTTCATCTACAACCTGAAGAAGAGGGGAGAGGTCGTCGAAGTCTTCAAGGGAGTCTACTCCTTCAAGAAATCCCCCTACCTGGCGGTGAAAGCCCTACCGAAAGCCTACGTCGGGCTAGGCGCGGCCGCCTTCCTGCACGGAGCCTGGAACCAGGTGACAGCCGTGGTCATCCTCTCACCCTGCGTCTCGTCAACCGTGAGAGGTGGAGTGCGCGAGATTGCAGGCTACAAGGTTATCCTGAGAAAGATCTCGGAGAAAATGTACTTCGGCTACACGTACATCCCTGTCGAGGAGCTGGGCGAGGAAGTGAGGGTTTCAGACCCCGAGAAGACGGCTATCGACCTAGTCTACTTCAAGCACCCAGCCCGCTACGAGATAGTACCCAAGCTGCTCGAAAAATCAAGCTGGGAAACGCTGAGCAACTACCTCAACATCCTCAGGGAAAGAGGGGTGAAAAGCTGGAGAAAAACCTCGAGAGAGCTGCAGGAGCTTCTCAGAGAGCAGCCGGCTCGCCGAGAGCAGCGGTGAGAAGAGGCTCAGGCCCCAGGCCTTCTCTACGATCAGCCTGCAGAGAGCAACCGCACCCCCAGACCCCCAGGAAGCCTCAGCGCGCGATGCTCGCCTAACAGAGAGTTACCTTCAGGGCCGCGGGGCGGAGCCGGGTCAGATCGGCGAGACCCACTGCAGAGCCGGACGAAGCCGGCAAGGTCGCCGCCAGGAAGAGAAGCGCTGCGGAGAGGCTCCCTGCAGCTCCGCTCGCTAGGGGTCACGCCCCGGCCGAATACTACCCCGGATTCGTGCCAGGGACAGGCAAGCGTGCCAGCTTAGGCCAAGCCTCCGCCGCTAGAACCGGGAAACCCTCCAGAGCATTGATCCTGGCCCGATCGCGGCACTCGCCGCAGCCACGCTAATCAAGAAGAAGCTCCCGCGCGAATCATCAGCCTAGAGGCTCAGATCCTACGGTAGGGCAGCCGGTCTGCGGAGCACGAAGCCCGCTACCAGAACCTCCTTATCCCGTGCTCTAGAACCGGGTCAGCGATCCTGTAGCCGCCCACCCCCTTCTCGAGGAAGCCCGAGTCGACCAGGTTCCCGAGCATCGCAGCCAGAGTGTTGCTGGGGATCCGGCCGAGCCTCGCCTCCACCCCCCTCCTCACCTCGGACCACCTGGCCTCCCCGAGAGCGGCGACAACCCTGAGGATCTCCCTGTACCTCCTCTCACCGGGCCCGTAGATCTTCAGCGCGTGCTCCAGCTCGCTCAAGGCCAGCTGGGCCGCCCTATCCAGTATCCGGTCGATCGGCTCCCCACCCGTCACCGTCGCGTAGCCGAAGTAGGTGAGCCACCCTATCACCCCATCGAACCTCCGCACCGCCTCCTCGACCAGCTCCTCCGGCACCTCTACGCCCTCTTGCTCGAACCCCTTTCTCAGGAACTCCCGGGCCCGGTCCGCCGGCAGCCTACCCAGCTTAACCTCCACGTACGGCCTACCGTAGAGCGGGGCCTCAGCATCGTTCAAG
This region of Thermofilum sp. genomic DNA includes:
- a CDS encoding metal ABC transporter permease encodes the protein MLATYIDPRWVLVMLGSAAAFGSLSPLIQARRLSYFAASLPHSALLSVTLGYIASVAVGGHPALWAVAFSLPLSAMLMYFVHRGVSEDSATSAFVAFTVSGSVAAVYYVLTNYPARVSLWSYILGDPLLSTWEDAAIAAAMGVLTVALTSRLILVEVSIGMDSEFAASSGIKVNLHNYLLASLLTVTAVGLLKIVGFVLEHVVLLMPGAAAAIIARSAREFYLLSVVFSLSASALGLALSILLNIAPAAMTGFVLLAFYLAALALGGGR
- a CDS encoding phosphoenolpyruvate carboxykinase (GTP), whose translation is MGDLRLVELHDYRGVLERLEPREQVERLFRVRSERLLRDVAIVASVAEPSSLFVHTGSPADREYVRRRALERGEELPSRIPLHTVHFDGPRDLARDKVNTRILVPGGRGVPLINTMDRAAGLRELAELMRGVMRGKEMFVSFYLYGPRGSPFSLYGVQITDSAYVIHSEDILYRSCYEEFTERADIEYMLFVHSAGERDENGWSRSTEKRRIYIDLEGNATYSVNTQYAGNTVGLKKLALRLAVYKGFREGWLAEHMFIVGVRGPGGRVTYLTGAFPAGCGKTSTAMVADTVVGDDLAIIHSVDGVARAINPEVGMFGIIDDVNPRDDPDIYRILTDPSVEVIFANVLLTEDGEVWWRGKPSSPRRGVNYAGPWWPGKLDESGREVLPSHPNGRFTVSIRHLGSVDPAIDDPAGVPVSGFLFGGRDPDTWPPVQEAFDWFHGIVTMGASLESERTAAVLGRAGEMEFNPYAILDFLSISPGAFTELHFRFAEKLRAAPRIFAVNYFLRGRDGRYLTEKLDKKVWLKWIELRCHGDLGAVRTPAGLIPVYEDLRKLFDEVLGKSFSEELYRELFAVRVPQHLAKIERVYSIYRGIPDTPPLLFRILEEQKRRLEEARQRYGERIDPFTLDRS
- a CDS encoding NifB/NifX family molybdenum-iron cluster-binding protein; this translates as MKKRIVFPAEESRGLDSRLSEHFGRAPFFIAVELDEDGSISEVVERANRSEHFGGSGRPVDFVLQLKPDVVVTHEIGPGALSTLRSAGVLVLRAAGSTVREAIEAYKQGSLREVTEDYSHHHHHHFHHHHHH
- a CDS encoding nucleotidyl transferase AbiEii/AbiGii toxin family protein; translated protein: MASRIPLIRILRGKMLRIAELQDAVIVELSKHVDFVLRGGTAVWRVYGGKRFSYDIDLYCPQPESIPEVLSRSFNLPHSSTVPGYLYLRVSDRETVEVEAARPSREVDAVEAEYWLVDGTKLVVRALSPCALLEEKASAYLDRRKARDLYDVYYMLDFCEDTERRRSAARPLLAALAEPPGDYSLLDELILAGRAPSFKTVVEKVRRAASQEVH
- a CDS encoding DUF711 family protein — translated: MYRFRALAYHAPLPRGDLDSYISQLRVGEAGELARELSKRREVWTVRAVSPPAREAAEALGVSLEKYVEAFYEEARRTAGYVAFPLSSLEPSLLAELAASYERAYFSAPYSTALENAIVEALRKLPEEAGWAAGSRFAVAFGGAPVTAYFPATTSEGEGFTLSLLYPNHVAEELERGKSLPEALRSVALEAYRLAHEAREAAGSSLKLLGIDLSLSPWERESVAALLEKLLGLPLFSPGTQGVLHLVNTALSSTASTLEAVGFNEVMLPLAEDARLKELAAVGQLRLRDLVAATFTCVAGLDMVPIPSTAEDSILKGLMRDLAAAHAVKNRKLGMRLILVDAEPGEEVDLGMFGKTPVLDPLQ